The following proteins are encoded in a genomic region of Alnus glutinosa chromosome 8, dhAlnGlut1.1, whole genome shotgun sequence:
- the LOC133875801 gene encoding uncharacterized protein LOC133875801, with product MSNIATCRAWMVAASIGAVEALKDQGICRWNYPLRSLQQHAKNNIRSYCQAKKLASQSSSATSDHDQKLKQSEESLRKVMYLSCWGPN from the coding sequence atGAGTAATATTGCAACGTGCAGAGCTTGGATGGTGGCGGCAAGTATTGGAGCAGTGGAGGCCTTGAAAGACCAAGGGATTTGCCGGTGGAACTATCCTCTACGGTCACTTCAGCAGCATGCCAAGAACAACATCAGATCCTACTGTCAGGCCAAGAAACTCGCCTCTCAGTCTTCTTCTGCCACGTCTGATCATGATCAGAAGCTGAAGCAATCTGAAGAGTCTTTAAGAAAAGTCATGTACTTGAGCTGTTGGGGCCCTAACTGA